In the bacterium genome, one interval contains:
- a CDS encoding class I SAM-dependent methyltransferase — MREELRARQAAAAGRGEPLAREPEADDLLALDAGKGPGHAEKLAGSAALRKGLGRVAQPYYSRRMDIYGRLAPHYDQLFPVGEMQASFLRERLRAAGARRVLDAGCGSGRHLELLRDWGLAAVGLEPDAQIAERARERLGAGTPVIVAPLESAGFVLAGPFGAALCLGNTLAHLVAPSALAAGLGALAGLLAPRALLVTQTVNFDRVLAAGRSDFPERRIPDGAGGTLVFRRDYDFSRAPARLGFRLSLSGPSLALSDTIPLLPLTRADQEAALAAAGFSVDEACGDWDGSPWSANSPATILLARRR, encoded by the coding sequence ATGCGCGAGGAACTGCGCGCGCGTCAGGCGGCGGCCGCGGGGCGCGGCGAGCCCCTGGCGCGCGAGCCAGAGGCGGACGACCTGCTCGCGCTTGATGCGGGGAAGGGCCCTGGGCATGCGGAGAAGCTAGCAGGTTCGGCCGCGCTGCGGAAAGGGCTAGGGCGCGTGGCGCAACCCTACTACTCTAGGCGCATGGACATCTACGGGCGCCTGGCGCCGCACTACGATCAGCTCTTCCCCGTCGGCGAGATGCAGGCGAGCTTCCTGCGCGAGCGCCTGCGCGCGGCCGGCGCGCGGCGCGTGCTCGACGCGGGCTGCGGCAGCGGCCGGCATCTGGAGCTGCTGCGTGACTGGGGTCTTGCGGCCGTGGGCCTGGAGCCCGACGCGCAGATCGCCGAGCGCGCTCGCGAGCGACTCGGCGCCGGCACGCCCGTGATCGTGGCCCCGCTCGAGAGCGCGGGCTTCGTGCTCGCGGGGCCCTTCGGCGCCGCGCTCTGCCTGGGCAACACCCTGGCGCATCTCGTCGCGCCCAGCGCGCTGGCGGCGGGACTCGGCGCGCTGGCCGGCCTGCTCGCGCCGCGCGCGCTGCTCGTCACGCAGACGGTGAACTTCGATCGCGTGCTCGCTGCAGGTCGCAGCGACTTCCCCGAGCGGCGGATTCCCGACGGCGCGGGCGGCACGCTCGTTTTTCGCCGGGACTACGACTTCAGCCGCGCGCCCGCTCGGCTCGGCTTCCGGCTCTCGCTGAGCGGCCCCTCGCTGGCGCTCAGCGACACGATCCCCCTGCTGCCCCTCACGCGCGCCGATCAGGAGGCCGCCCTCGCCGCGGCCGGCTTCAGCGTCGACGAGGCCTGCGGCGACTGGGACGGCAGTCCCTGGAGCGCGAATTCCCCGGCGACGATCCTCCTCGCCCGCCGGCGCTGA